One window of Mediterraneibacter butyricigenes genomic DNA carries:
- a CDS encoding MalY/PatB family protein, which yields MKYNFDEMIDRNGTLSYKWDGRSIDYPENPDALPYWIADTDFPCPRPIVKAVQERAAHPIYGYSKVSDDSRALIAAWELKRNHWKADPSWVTFTNGIVPALSAMVAAFTEPGDGVIIQPPVYYPFRESVINNGRNLVKNDLIFDGEKWNINFEELETLAARPENKLLLFCHPLNPVSRVLTKEELRRIGEICVKHHVILAVDEIHSDLVYRHRTFHSIAAISKEIEANCIVAASPSKTFNIAGLQLSAIIIPNETLRKKFEAETTKRVLYITNLFGATAFQAAYSDPECEEYLEQLIDYLWDNYLFVDQFLKEHMPKIKCQKPDATYLLWLDFRDLNLSAEELQKFCLMEGNIALDVGAWFGGDGEGFMRLNIGCSRQLLEKGLTQLYDAYRKRGF from the coding sequence ATGAAGTATAACTTTGATGAAATGATTGACCGCAATGGAACCCTCAGCTACAAATGGGACGGACGCAGCATCGATTATCCGGAGAATCCAGACGCGCTTCCTTACTGGATCGCAGACACCGATTTTCCCTGTCCCCGTCCCATCGTAAAAGCAGTACAGGAACGTGCCGCTCATCCGATCTACGGATACTCCAAAGTCTCCGATGATTCCAGAGCACTGATCGCTGCGTGGGAACTGAAGCGCAATCACTGGAAAGCAGATCCTTCCTGGGTTACTTTTACCAATGGTATCGTCCCTGCTCTCAGCGCAATGGTTGCCGCTTTTACAGAGCCAGGAGACGGAGTCATTATCCAGCCACCAGTCTACTATCCTTTTCGGGAGTCTGTCATCAACAACGGCCGCAATCTTGTGAAAAATGATCTGATCTTCGATGGTGAAAAATGGAATATTAATTTTGAAGAGCTGGAAACGCTGGCTGCCAGACCGGAAAATAAACTCCTTTTGTTCTGCCATCCGCTCAACCCGGTATCCCGTGTTTTAACTAAAGAAGAGCTTCGCCGCATCGGAGAGATCTGCGTAAAGCATCATGTGATACTGGCTGTAGATGAGATTCATTCCGATCTGGTGTACAGACACCGCACGTTCCACTCTATTGCTGCCATCAGCAAAGAGATTGAAGCCAACTGTATCGTTGCCGCTTCTCCTTCCAAAACCTTTAACATTGCAGGACTCCAGCTGTCTGCTATCATTATTCCGAACGAGACACTCCGTAAGAAATTTGAAGCAGAAACCACGAAGCGAGTTCTTTATATCACCAATCTGTTTGGTGCCACCGCATTTCAGGCAGCTTATTCAGATCCGGAATGTGAGGAATATCTGGAACAGCTGATCGATTATCTTTGGGACAATTACCTGTTTGTGGACCAGTTTCTGAAAGAACATATGCCAAAGATCAAATGCCAGAAGCCGGATGCTACTTATCTGCTGTGGTTAGATTTCCGTGATCTGAACCTTTCTGCAGAAGAACTTCAGAAATTCTGTCTGATGGAAGGCAACATTGCTCTGGATGTAGGTGCCTGGTTTGGTGGAGACGGAGAGGGATTTATGCGTCTGAATATCGGCTGTTCCCGCCAACTGTTAGAAAAAGGTCTCACCCAGCTGTATGACGCTTACCGAAAACGGGGGTTTTAA
- a CDS encoding YkvI family membrane protein has product MSEKKTKEFSVKTLLILAGSYVSFGIGAGFATGVELLQFWAPHGASAIFGLLMYSALILLCIAVVSRDCRKYKLTNMEMMYKHYCGKYIGTALQWFNTLTFFLMVGSMIAGGASSLHQTFKIPVFAGNTIMLVAVLGTSMLGMKKLTDILGNIAPIIMLAVVIICIYSCIHGTDGFAAGDQLIRAKSGLSMSSNLFFCAFLNFTYAVLNMSAYSANVSTRADHQKELVWGNVLGQTVTVLSQIFIFIVFILNASIVAGTDIPLLMLAQRLGTAFYAFYGIILVLATYTTATGMAWVAASNIQPESSKWYKLAVTAVCIGAFIFSNFGTFGVLMNFVMKFVSYLGVVFSVCVIVSKIYRAMKESKENVAN; this is encoded by the coding sequence ATGAGTGAAAAAAAGACAAAAGAATTTTCAGTTAAAACGCTGTTGATCCTTGCCGGATCTTATGTCTCTTTCGGAATCGGAGCAGGATTTGCCACGGGAGTTGAATTATTGCAGTTCTGGGCTCCTCACGGAGCTTCTGCCATCTTTGGACTGCTTATGTACTCTGCATTGATCTTGTTGTGTATTGCAGTGGTATCAAGAGACTGTAGAAAATATAAACTTACAAATATGGAAATGATGTACAAGCATTATTGCGGAAAATATATCGGAACAGCCCTTCAGTGGTTTAATACGCTGACCTTCTTTTTGATGGTGGGAAGTATGATCGCAGGTGGAGCGTCTTCACTTCATCAGACATTTAAAATTCCGGTCTTTGCCGGAAATACGATCATGTTGGTAGCAGTGCTTGGAACCAGCATGCTTGGTATGAAAAAACTGACAGACATTCTGGGAAATATTGCGCCGATCATTATGCTGGCTGTAGTGATCATCTGTATTTACAGCTGCATTCACGGTACAGACGGATTTGCGGCCGGGGATCAGCTGATCCGTGCAAAGAGCGGACTGTCTATGTCCAGCAACCTGTTCTTCTGTGCGTTTTTGAACTTCACATATGCAGTATTGAATATGAGTGCCTACAGTGCCAACGTATCAACCCGTGCTGATCATCAGAAAGAACTGGTATGGGGAAATGTCCTGGGACAGACTGTTACGGTATTATCTCAGATCTTTATTTTCATCGTATTTATCCTGAACGCCTCTATCGTTGCAGGAACAGACATTCCGCTTCTGATGCTGGCACAGAGACTGGGAACTGCATTCTATGCGTTCTATGGAATTATCTTGGTTCTGGCTACTTATACAACTGCAACAGGAATGGCCTGGGTAGCAGCTTCCAATATCCAGCCGGAGTCCAGCAAATGGTATAAACTGGCTGTAACAGCTGTTTGTATCGGAGCATTTATCTTTTCAAATTTCGGAACCTTTGGAGTTTTGATGAACTTCGTAATGAAGTTTGTATCTTACCTTGGCGTGGTGTTCTCTGTCTGCGTGATCGTGTCCAAGATTTACCGTGCAATGAAGGAATCCAAAGAAAATGTAGCAAATTAA
- a CDS encoding MarR family winged helix-turn-helix transcriptional regulator: MGNQYEQYKELLQSFDKGYELCYEYDSMPHQYGDEVLYQSEMHFLEVVGDTPSITITVISQQLGKTKSACSQMVRKLVKKELLTQERNEKNNREYYLNLTERGKEIYEVHKEFDEKCMQRTYKSLADFSEEELRSYISVQKTLNQVFQKDVDENGVLEVAGKRKKNKSK; encoded by the coding sequence ATGGGGAATCAGTATGAACAGTATAAGGAATTGCTCCAGAGTTTTGATAAGGGATATGAATTGTGCTATGAATATGATTCTATGCCGCATCAATATGGCGATGAAGTATTATATCAGTCAGAGATGCATTTCCTTGAAGTAGTGGGAGACACTCCGTCGATCACGATCACCGTGATTTCCCAGCAGCTCGGAAAGACTAAGAGTGCATGTTCGCAGATGGTGCGAAAACTTGTAAAAAAGGAACTCCTGACCCAGGAACGCAATGAAAAGAACAACCGGGAATATTATCTGAATCTGACGGAGCGCGGAAAAGAGATTTACGAAGTGCATAAAGAATTTGATGAGAAATGTATGCAGAGAACTTACAAAAGTCTGGCAGATTTTTCAGAGGAAGAGCTTCGAAGTTACATCTCCGTTCAGAAAACACTGAATCAGGTGTTTCAGAAGGATGTGGATGAGAACGGAGTCCTGGAAGTTGCGGGAAAAAGAAAAAAAAATAAGAGCAAATAA
- a CDS encoding excinuclease ABC subunit UvrA — translation MIPKKIKIKGAKVHNLKNIDVEVPLNEIVGIAGVSGSGKSSLALGVLYAEGSRRYLESLSTYTRRRMTGAAKAQVDEILYAPAALALHQRPGVPGIRSTFGTGTELLNSLRLMFSRLASHRCPNGHMVPPTLAVAAEQDIFCPVCNAKVEPPSAEELAFNSQGACPRCGGTGMIRTVDEQTLVPDESLSIDEGAVRPWQTLMWSLMKDIARDLGVRTDVPFRELTPKERKIVFHGPAVKKHMIYQNQTSGAAGEMDFTYFNATYTVENALSKVKDEKGMKRVEKFLKEEVCPECGGSRLSEKARRPKIRGIGLDEVCKMTLSALRNWVEEVPVSLPKEMRPMAEAICESFQVAAKRLMDLGLGYLTLDRAASTLSTGERQRMQLARAVRNRTTGVMYVLDEPSIGLHPSNIEGLNAVMHDLVADGNSVILIDHAPQILSESDWIIEMGPKAGSKGGQVIAEGTVAEIAKNPVSMIGPFLSGESDPRQRERIDKEEMFQKGVIRMSTGSIHTVKPLEVVIPKGRLTVVTGVSGSGKTTLVLESLIPALEAKIHETTLPEHVKAVEAEGISQVKLIDATPIGINVRSTVATYSNVHDELRKVFAKTEQAKEKGYKAGAFSYNTGSLRCPICDGTGQISLDVQFLPDVDVPCPECNGSRYGKEAGKIFYRDKKGQEYSLPQLMQMEISTALSVCDGWKSVQRKLQVLQDLGLGYLTLGEETPSLSGGEAQRLKLASEMGKGQEESVFIFDEPTIGLHPLDVQTLMKVFQTLVDQGATVLVIEHDLDVMRNADYIIDMGPGGGEAGGRIVASGTPEEIAANPDSVTGKYLGG, via the coding sequence ATGATACCGAAGAAGATAAAAATCAAAGGTGCGAAAGTACACAATTTAAAAAATATAGATGTGGAGGTCCCGTTAAATGAAATTGTAGGGATTGCCGGAGTGTCCGGTTCCGGGAAATCTTCTCTGGCTTTGGGGGTTCTGTATGCGGAAGGCTCCAGACGATACCTGGAATCTTTATCCACTTATACCAGAAGACGAATGACCGGAGCGGCAAAAGCGCAGGTGGATGAAATCCTGTATGCCCCGGCGGCACTGGCACTGCATCAGCGACCTGGAGTCCCGGGAATCCGCAGTACCTTTGGAACAGGGACGGAGTTGTTAAACAGTCTAAGATTGATGTTTTCCAGGCTGGCAAGTCATCGATGTCCAAACGGACATATGGTCCCGCCGACGCTGGCCGTGGCGGCAGAGCAGGACATTTTTTGTCCGGTCTGCAATGCAAAAGTGGAACCGCCCAGTGCGGAAGAACTGGCATTTAACAGTCAGGGGGCCTGCCCGAGGTGCGGGGGAACCGGAATGATCCGCACGGTGGATGAGCAGACGTTGGTTCCGGATGAATCCTTAAGTATCGATGAGGGAGCCGTGCGTCCCTGGCAAACGTTGATGTGGTCCTTGATGAAGGATATTGCCAGAGATCTTGGGGTGCGGACGGATGTGCCCTTTCGGGAATTGACGCCAAAGGAGCGGAAAATCGTATTTCACGGACCGGCGGTGAAGAAGCACATGATTTATCAGAATCAGACCAGTGGTGCAGCGGGCGAGATGGATTTTACCTATTTTAATGCAACGTACACCGTGGAAAATGCATTGTCTAAGGTGAAAGATGAAAAAGGAATGAAGCGGGTCGAAAAGTTTCTGAAAGAAGAGGTCTGCCCGGAGTGCGGAGGCAGCAGACTGTCGGAGAAAGCGAGACGACCGAAGATTCGGGGAATCGGACTGGATGAAGTGTGTAAGATGACACTTTCTGCTCTACGAAACTGGGTGGAAGAGGTTCCGGTTTCTCTGCCGAAGGAAATGCGGCCGATGGCAGAAGCCATTTGTGAATCTTTCCAGGTAGCAGCGAAGCGGCTGATGGATCTTGGTCTGGGTTATCTGACCTTAGATCGTGCGGCTTCTACCCTTTCTACCGGGGAACGACAGAGAATGCAGCTTGCCAGAGCTGTGCGGAACCGAACGACGGGGGTAATGTACGTCCTGGATGAACCGTCGATCGGACTGCATCCCTCGAATATAGAAGGACTGAATGCCGTGATGCATGACCTGGTGGCAGACGGAAACTCTGTGATTCTGATAGATCATGCCCCACAGATTCTGTCGGAATCGGATTGGATTATTGAGATGGGCCCGAAAGCAGGAAGCAAGGGAGGCCAGGTGATTGCCGAGGGAACGGTGGCAGAGATTGCAAAAAATCCGGTTTCGATGATCGGTCCATTTTTGTCAGGAGAATCGGATCCACGACAGCGTGAACGCATCGACAAGGAGGAAATGTTCCAAAAAGGAGTGATCCGGATGTCTACCGGGTCCATTCATACAGTAAAACCTTTGGAAGTCGTGATTCCGAAGGGCAGGCTTACCGTTGTGACGGGAGTGTCAGGCTCTGGAAAAACCACATTGGTACTGGAGAGTCTGATCCCGGCTTTGGAAGCGAAAATTCATGAAACCACCCTCCCAGAGCATGTAAAGGCGGTGGAGGCAGAGGGAATCTCTCAGGTGAAATTAATTGATGCCACACCCATTGGAATCAACGTGCGCTCCACAGTCGCGACCTATTCAAATGTCCATGATGAACTTCGGAAAGTTTTTGCAAAGACAGAACAGGCAAAAGAAAAAGGATATAAAGCGGGAGCTTTTTCCTACAATACGGGAAGTCTTCGGTGTCCGATCTGCGACGGAACCGGTCAGATCAGTCTGGATGTACAGTTTTTGCCGGATGTGGATGTCCCGTGCCCGGAATGTAATGGTTCCAGATATGGAAAAGAGGCTGGAAAGATTTTCTATCGGGACAAAAAGGGACAAGAGTATTCCCTTCCGCAACTGATGCAGATGGAAATCAGTACGGCGCTTTCTGTTTGTGACGGATGGAAGAGTGTACAGAGAAAATTACAGGTCTTACAGGATCTGGGACTTGGCTATCTGACGCTGGGAGAAGAGACCCCAAGTCTGTCAGGTGGCGAGGCACAGCGGTTGAAGCTGGCAAGTGAAATGGGAAAAGGACAGGAAGAATCTGTCTTTATCTTTGACGAACCGACCATCGGGCTACATCCGCTGGACGTGCAGACTTTGATGAAAGTGTTTCAGACACTGGTGGATCAGGGAGCGACCGTTCTGGTGATTGAGCATGATTTGGATGTGATGAGAAATGCGGACTATATCATTGACATGGGGCCGGGAGGCGGCGAAGCCGGAGGACGGATCGTTGCGTCCGGAACACCGGAAGAAATCGCGGCAAATCCGGACAGTGTAACCGGAAAATATCTGGGAGGATAG
- a CDS encoding YbaK/EbsC family protein yields MAPFIIWNLSFALPDDLMAIMGLIPGAVTPLGLLNDEEKKVIFYLDQELEDSLIGVHPNDNTATVWMQSKDLMMLLKEHGTEVHVVEI; encoded by the coding sequence ATGGCGCCGTTTATAATATGGAATCTCTCCTTTGCATTGCCGGATGATCTGATGGCAATCATGGGGCTGATTCCGGGAGCAGTCACGCCGCTTGGGCTGTTAAATGATGAAGAAAAAAAGGTAATCTTTTATCTGGATCAGGAACTCGAAGACAGTCTGATCGGCGTACATCCAAACGACAATACTGCAACGGTCTGGATGCAGTCGAAGGATCTGATGATGCTGTTGAAAGAACATGGAACAGAAGTACATGTGGTGGAAATATAA
- a CDS encoding LytR/AlgR family response regulator transcription factor — MRIILVDDDKKELETLRTCLQDLIGTSLEITEYCSGEEFLAAWGKSNCDLIILDIYMKELTGIDVARKIREKDENVRLVFGTTSNDFAAESYEVHACDYLRKPFTRESVGKMLDRLNLEEMDRARSISLPDGQMILLRDIIYIDVDSHRLTIHSKKAGDYVTRLPFGEMEKLLEGYPYFYSPSRGVVVNFYEVSDQKEDVFVMSDGTWIPISRRKAKETLEKYSAFCFQLIREGGV, encoded by the coding sequence ATGAGGATAATACTGGTAGACGATGACAAGAAAGAACTGGAGACGCTTCGCACCTGTCTGCAGGATTTGATTGGAACCTCGTTGGAGATCACCGAATATTGCAGTGGAGAAGAATTTCTGGCGGCATGGGGAAAAAGTAACTGTGATCTGATCATTCTGGATATTTATATGAAAGAACTGACCGGGATCGATGTGGCAAGGAAAATCCGTGAAAAGGACGAAAACGTCCGTCTGGTATTCGGGACGACCAGCAATGACTTCGCAGCGGAGAGTTATGAGGTACATGCCTGTGATTATTTGCGCAAACCATTTACCAGAGAATCCGTCGGGAAAATGTTGGATCGATTGAATCTGGAAGAAATGGATCGGGCGCGTTCCATCAGTCTTCCGGATGGGCAGATGATCCTGCTGCGGGATATCATTTATATCGACGTGGATTCCCATCGTCTGACAATCCATTCCAAAAAGGCGGGAGACTATGTGACCCGTCTGCCTTTCGGAGAAATGGAAAAACTGTTGGAAGGATACCCCTATTTCTACAGTCCGTCCAGGGGTGTGGTGGTAAATTTCTATGAAGTATCCGATCAGAAGGAAGATGTGTTTGTGATGTCGGATGGAACCTGGATTCCGATTAGCCGGAGAAAAGCAAAAGAGACCCTGGAAAAATATTCGGCATTTTGCTTTCAGTTGATCCGGGAAGGAGGGGTGTGA
- a CDS encoding sensor histidine kinase has product MPPLYRVAEVCLYSLLNFVPFMGLALYPFQNRLRFSKKVTAGMILVLTLLQLFLGNLAAFGKEGNGAFLSALSSLIYAIFYLTAVKMPVGKTLFTLLMISNLANFLVVSSKCIEGQIFPELARQSYRWSYSLIFFLVQLVFWLPLFIYIKQIYTPAVEKEPSGREWSYLWLIPGTFYLIWYDTIYANENLSSLEIALRPKNAICLFFINAGACLIYYIVSELVLEQRKTLELQQKNYQLSMQAFQYDNLQNKITEARRARHDVRHHVLLMQTYLQEKNYEALEEYLQHYQREIPGGELISYCENAAVNAVLLYFAQEAQRRGIEFEVRVNLPRETGMEETDLSVLFGNLLENALDACETEQKALWERKKVQSGTTSMQDTENVQKEGTDEQIMQFEQNRQRVKVVINASQRGQALCVTVDNTFWGKLRKDREGRLLSTKHRGNGMGTESVKAIAEKYHGVCRFEAIDGMFCASFMGFPGD; this is encoded by the coding sequence ATGCCTCCTTTATATCGAGTCGCAGAGGTCTGCCTGTATTCTCTGCTGAATTTTGTTCCATTCATGGGACTTGCCCTTTATCCTTTCCAAAACAGACTGCGTTTTTCGAAAAAAGTGACAGCCGGTATGATTCTGGTGCTGACGCTTCTGCAGTTGTTTCTTGGCAATTTGGCGGCATTCGGAAAAGAAGGAAATGGTGCGTTTTTGAGTGCGCTCAGTTCTTTGATCTATGCCATATTTTATCTGACAGCAGTGAAGATGCCGGTAGGGAAAACACTGTTTACGCTGTTGATGATCTCTAATCTGGCAAATTTTCTGGTGGTTTCTTCGAAATGTATCGAAGGGCAGATTTTTCCGGAACTGGCAAGACAGTCGTACCGGTGGTCCTATTCGCTGATCTTTTTTCTTGTACAACTGGTATTCTGGCTTCCATTATTTATTTATATCAAACAGATCTATACGCCGGCGGTAGAAAAGGAACCATCGGGAAGAGAGTGGAGCTATCTCTGGCTGATCCCGGGAACTTTTTACCTGATCTGGTATGATACGATTTATGCCAATGAAAATCTGTCCAGTCTGGAAATCGCACTTCGTCCCAAGAATGCGATCTGCCTGTTCTTTATCAACGCAGGTGCCTGTCTGATCTATTACATTGTATCGGAACTGGTACTTGAGCAGAGAAAGACATTGGAACTGCAGCAAAAAAATTATCAATTGTCGATGCAGGCATTTCAATATGACAATCTTCAGAATAAGATTACGGAAGCACGCCGGGCAAGACATGATGTGCGACACCATGTTTTGTTGATGCAGACCTATTTACAGGAGAAAAATTACGAGGCGTTGGAAGAATATCTACAACATTATCAGCGAGAAATTCCGGGCGGGGAGCTCATTTCCTATTGTGAAAATGCGGCGGTCAATGCTGTCCTTCTCTATTTTGCACAGGAGGCACAAAGAAGGGGAATAGAGTTTGAGGTGCGGGTGAATCTTCCGCGAGAAACAGGAATGGAAGAAACAGACCTTTCTGTGTTGTTTGGAAATCTTCTGGAAAATGCACTGGATGCCTGTGAGACGGAGCAGAAGGCTCTGTGGGAACGAAAAAAAGTACAGAGTGGAACAACAAGTATGCAGGATACAGAAAATGTGCAGAAAGAAGGAACAGATGAACAGATCATGCAGTTCGAGCAGAATCGGCAGAGAGTCAAAGTCGTTATAAATGCAAGTCAAAGGGGACAGGCTCTTTGTGTGACGGTGGACAATACATTTTGGGGAAAATTGCGAAAAGACCGGGAAGGAAGATTGTTGTCGACCAAACATCGTGGAAATGGAATGGGTACGGAATCGGTGAAAGCAATTGCAGAAAAATATCATGGCGTTTGCAGGTTTGAGGCAATAGATGGGATGTTCTGTGCATCATTTATGGGATTCCCGGGTGATTGA
- a CDS encoding YoaK family protein, whose product MKVKWSNSDRQMSEAFITCVFLALSGGFQDAYTYFVRDGVFSNAQTGNVVLMSQSFFTGDWGRGLRYLFPLLAFIAGVFVAEKVQGRFKYAKKIHWRQGILIGEILILLVVSFIPESLNTVATALVSFSCAMQVQAFRKVNGYSYASTMCIGNIRSGTAALSAYHREHKSEQLKQGLYYIGIIFFFAIGAGIGGNLSMRFGIPAIRISAGLLLVSLLLMFIEKE is encoded by the coding sequence ATGAAAGTAAAATGGAGTAACTCAGACCGGCAAATGTCAGAAGCATTTATTACCTGTGTGTTTCTGGCACTTTCGGGAGGATTTCAGGATGCATATACCTATTTCGTGCGGGATGGAGTCTTTTCCAATGCGCAGACCGGAAATGTGGTATTGATGAGTCAGAGCTTCTTTACCGGAGACTGGGGAAGAGGGCTTCGATACCTGTTCCCGCTTCTGGCGTTTATTGCAGGAGTTTTTGTGGCAGAGAAAGTACAGGGAAGATTCAAGTATGCAAAGAAAATTCACTGGAGACAGGGAATTCTGATCGGAGAGATTCTGATCCTTCTGGTAGTCAGCTTTATTCCGGAGTCATTGAATACGGTGGCAACAGCGCTGGTTTCCTTTTCCTGCGCGATGCAGGTTCAGGCCTTTCGTAAGGTAAATGGATATTCTTATGCAAGTACCATGTGTATCGGAAATATAAGAAGCGGTACAGCCGCGCTTTCCGCCTATCACAGGGAACACAAATCGGAGCAGTTGAAACAGGGATTATACTATATCGGGATTATTTTCTTCTTTGCGATCGGAGCCGGAATCGGCGGCAATCTGTCCATGAGATTTGGAATCCCGGCGATTCGGATTTCCGCAGGGCTGTTGCTGGTAAGTCTTCTGCTGATGTTTATTGAGAAAGAATAG
- a CDS encoding GDSL-type esterase/lipase family protein translates to MKTILCFGDSNTYGYIPDGSGRFPIEVRWTGRLQSALGDSARVIEEGLCGRTTIFPDKVRDGRRGIDMIGTLVESHYPVDLLVVMLGTNDCKSAYHATAEQITEGVCRVIERAKEHAPESMKVLLISPIHLGKGVGKDGFDPEFNENSENVAKNLAEQYQNLAEKEGYAFLNAAKYADPSETDREHLDQSGHQKLGIAIERKIREILAEEESVTEVGKQVA, encoded by the coding sequence ATGAAAACAATTCTGTGTTTTGGAGATTCAAATACATATGGATACATTCCGGATGGAAGTGGACGGTTTCCGATCGAAGTGAGATGGACTGGCAGACTGCAGAGCGCACTGGGCGATTCAGCCCGGGTGATCGAGGAAGGACTTTGCGGAAGGACGACCATTTTCCCGGATAAGGTGCGTGACGGTCGGAGAGGAATCGATATGATCGGAACGCTGGTAGAATCCCATTACCCGGTGGATCTGCTGGTGGTGATGTTGGGAACAAATGACTGCAAAAGTGCTTATCACGCGACGGCAGAGCAGATTACAGAAGGCGTTTGCCGGGTCATTGAGCGTGCGAAAGAACATGCACCGGAATCAATGAAAGTGCTTCTGATCTCACCGATTCATCTGGGGAAAGGTGTAGGAAAGGACGGATTTGATCCGGAGTTCAATGAAAATTCGGAAAATGTAGCAAAGAATCTGGCAGAGCAGTATCAAAATCTGGCAGAGAAAGAAGGCTATGCATTTTTAAATGCGGCGAAATACGCAGACCCGAGTGAAACAGATCGGGAACATTTAGATCAGTCTGGTCATCAGAAACTAGGAATAGCCATTGAAAGAAAGATTCGAGAGATTTTAGCAGAGGAAGAGTCTGTCACGGAAGTAGGAAAACAGGTGGCGTGA
- a CDS encoding AzlC family ABC transporter permease: MKNGMSEKKGKTLREKKRIQKAEVRYAMLKTSPVLFSYLFLSIAFGILMQETGVSALWAVLASLLVYTGAFQFVLVSFISSGASSLTVALTALAINSRHIFYGVSFVETFREMKKRYPYMIFSLTDETYALSCSLETPEGMDRKNLLFLIAISCHGYWVFGTFLGALIGRYIPFDFTGVDFCMTAMFVTIFLDQWKQAKSHIPAVAGLFSSILFLILLGKRRFILPALCLATAIMLAFRTKVEAKEKTESASGEAHGSEDTGELAGNAEKERTKECVEEGAGV; encoded by the coding sequence ATGAAAAATGGAATGTCGGAGAAAAAAGGGAAAACATTGAGAGAAAAAAAGAGAATTCAAAAAGCAGAGGTGCGTTATGCAATGCTCAAAACGTCACCTGTGCTTTTTAGTTATTTATTTTTAAGTATTGCATTTGGAATTTTAATGCAGGAAACAGGAGTATCGGCGTTGTGGGCGGTTCTGGCAAGTCTTTTGGTTTACACCGGGGCGTTTCAGTTTGTTTTAGTTTCCTTTATCAGTAGTGGGGCGAGTTCTCTGACGGTAGCGTTGACAGCGTTGGCGATCAACAGTCGTCATATTTTTTATGGGGTAAGCTTTGTGGAAACATTTCGGGAAATGAAAAAGCGGTATCCATATATGATTTTTTCATTGACCGATGAGACGTATGCTCTGAGTTGTTCGCTGGAAACTCCGGAGGGAATGGATCGGAAAAATCTGTTGTTTCTGATTGCAATCTCTTGTCATGGGTATTGGGTGTTCGGTACTTTTTTAGGGGCGCTGATCGGTCGGTACATTCCATTTGATTTTACTGGGGTTGATTTCTGTATGACGGCAATGTTTGTGACGATTTTTCTGGATCAGTGGAAACAGGCCAAGTCCCATATTCCGGCAGTGGCAGGCTTGTTTTCTTCGATATTGTTCCTGATCTTGCTGGGAAAAAGACGGTTTATTTTACCAGCATTGTGTCTGGCGACAGCGATAATGCTGGCGTTTCGGACGAAGGTAGAAGCAAAAGAAAAGACAGAAAGTGCGTCCGGTGAAGCGCATGGGAGCGAGGATACAGGCGAACTTGCAGGAAATGCTGAAAAAGAACGCACAAAAGAGTGCGTAGAGGAAGGAGCGGGAGTATGA
- a CDS encoding branched-chain amino acid transporter permease, producing MTEQRMLAMILISMAVTYSLRAFPFLLLGKKGEMSPVISYLGKMLPYAVMAALVVYCLKDLREGLTPEAICMIPAVLVVTAVHLWKRNTVLSIFVGTVCYMVLIRVFA from the coding sequence ATGACAGAGCAGAGAATGTTGGCAATGATCCTGATTTCGATGGCTGTGACGTACAGTCTTCGAGCCTTTCCGTTTTTGCTTCTGGGCAAGAAAGGGGAAATGTCTCCGGTGATTTCTTATCTGGGGAAAATGCTGCCCTATGCGGTGATGGCAGCACTGGTGGTTTATTGCCTGAAAGATTTAAGAGAAGGTCTGACACCGGAAGCAATTTGCATGATACCGGCGGTTCTGGTGGTGACAGCGGTTCATTTGTGGAAAAGAAATACCGTTCTCAGCATTTTCGTGGGAACGGTATGTTATATGGTTCTGATCCGAGTATTCGCGTAA